Proteins encoded by one window of Swingsia samuiensis:
- the tatC gene encoding twin-arginine translocase subunit TatC — MKESDAIDDTPMPLLEHIVELRKRLIWSIATFIVAFMICYHYAGDIYRFLAAPLEHIMRQNGEQPHLIYTALYEAFFTYIRVAIFGATCLSFPMIAIQAWIFIAPGLYRSEKRAFAPFLIATPLMFLMGAALAYYVVFPFAWKFFLSFQTAGNGGMDIELQAKVSEYLSLVTKMILAFGICFELPVVLTLLVRVGLVGTAQLKKLRRYAIVASFAVAAVLAPPDAITMLSLAIPLVALYEISIFVARLVEPKPVTDDEE, encoded by the coding sequence ATGAAAGAGTCGGATGCAATTGACGATACCCCCATGCCGTTGCTTGAGCATATCGTTGAACTGCGTAAAAGGCTGATCTGGTCTATTGCGACATTTATCGTCGCATTTATGATTTGTTATCATTATGCGGGGGATATTTATCGATTTTTGGCTGCACCCCTCGAACACATCATGAGGCAGAATGGAGAGCAGCCTCATTTAATATATACGGCCTTATACGAAGCCTTTTTTACTTATATTCGTGTCGCTATCTTTGGGGCAACGTGTTTATCATTTCCGATGATAGCGATTCAGGCGTGGATTTTTATTGCTCCTGGTTTGTACCGGAGTGAAAAACGTGCATTTGCTCCTTTCCTAATAGCAACACCTCTGATGTTTTTGATGGGGGCTGCCTTAGCTTATTATGTTGTGTTTCCTTTTGCATGGAAGTTTTTCCTCTCCTTTCAAACGGCTGGTAATGGAGGGATGGATATTGAGCTTCAAGCTAAGGTTTCAGAGTATTTAAGCCTTGTAACAAAAATGATTTTAGCATTCGGTATCTGCTTTGAGTTGCCTGTTGTTTTAACTTTGCTTGTGCGTGTTGGATTAGTCGGGACTGCACAACTCAAGAAACTAAGACGTTATGCTATTGTTGCTTCATTCGCTGTGGCGGCTGTGCTGGCTCCTCCTGATGCAATTACAATGTTGAGTCTCGCTATTCCGCTTGTCGCGTTATATGAAATATCTATTTTTGTGGCCCGATTAGTAGAACCCAAACCTGTCACAGATGATGAAGAGTAA
- the serS gene encoding serine--tRNA ligase: protein MHDLKALRADPTAFDAALERRGLAPVGHKLVTDDEERRAALAALQDAQGARKVLAKEIGQGKKSGEDTSDLEARAVELRDEITRLEVHASTIEKNINDILMSLPNRLDPSVPDGKSEEDNVIVHYRGEKRDFPFAPKQHFELGEALGLMDFPTAAKLSGTRFVVLRGALARLERALGQFMLDTHTSEFGYHETSVPLLVNDEAMYGTDKLPKFAEDSFRTEDGRWLIPTAEVPLTATVMGEILPEKALPIRLTALSQCFRSEAGSAGRDVRGMLRQHQFTKCELVSIVAPEESEAEHERMTHAAETILERLGIAFRRVLLCAGDTGFGAAKTFDLEAWLPGQQAWREISSCSNTRDFQARRMKARYRSENGPAFVNTLNGSGLAVGRTLIALMETYQNEDGSIDVPEVLQPYMGHIKKIS, encoded by the coding sequence ATGCACGATTTAAAAGCTTTACGCGCCGATCCAACGGCATTTGATGCGGCTTTAGAGCGTAGAGGCCTTGCCCCTGTCGGCCACAAGCTCGTTACGGATGATGAAGAACGCCGTGCTGCTTTAGCTGCCTTGCAGGATGCTCAAGGTGCACGTAAGGTTTTGGCTAAAGAGATTGGACAAGGGAAAAAATCTGGGGAAGATACCTCCGATCTTGAGGCGCGTGCTGTTGAGCTTCGTGATGAAATTACACGTTTGGAAGTTCATGCATCGACGATTGAAAAAAATATTAATGATATACTGATGTCACTTCCTAATCGGTTAGATCCTTCTGTACCGGACGGGAAAAGTGAAGAAGATAATGTGATTGTGCATTATCGGGGGGAAAAAAGAGATTTTCCTTTCGCACCGAAACAACATTTTGAGCTGGGAGAGGCGCTGGGATTGATGGATTTCCCAACGGCTGCCAAATTATCTGGTACTCGGTTTGTTGTTTTGCGTGGTGCCTTAGCGCGCTTGGAGCGTGCTTTAGGGCAGTTTATGCTTGATACACATACGTCTGAATTTGGATATCATGAGACAAGTGTTCCTCTGCTTGTTAATGACGAGGCAATGTATGGAACGGATAAGCTCCCAAAATTTGCAGAGGATTCATTTAGAACAGAAGATGGGCGTTGGTTAATTCCTACAGCAGAAGTTCCGTTAACGGCCACTGTGATGGGCGAGATTTTGCCTGAAAAAGCATTGCCAATTCGTTTAACAGCTTTATCTCAGTGTTTTCGTTCAGAGGCTGGATCGGCTGGGCGAGATGTCCGTGGTATGTTGCGTCAGCATCAATTTACGAAATGTGAGCTGGTTTCTATTGTTGCTCCAGAAGAGAGCGAAGCTGAGCATGAACGGATGACCCATGCCGCAGAAACTATTTTGGAGCGCCTAGGGATTGCCTTTCGCCGTGTCTTGTTATGCGCTGGAGATACAGGGTTTGGGGCTGCAAAGACCTTTGATTTAGAGGCTTGGCTACCCGGGCAGCAGGCGTGGAGAGAGATTTCCTCATGCTCTAATACGCGAGATTTCCAAGCGCGTCGTATGAAAGCACGTTATCGCTCAGAAAATGGTCCTGCTTTTGTGAATACATTAAATGGTTCTGGCTTAGCTGTTGGGCGGACGCTCATTGCGTTGATGGAAACGTACCAAAATGAGGACGGCAGCATTGATGTGCCAGAGGTTTTACAACCCTATATGGGGCATATTAAGAAAATATCTTAA
- a CDS encoding helix-turn-helix domain-containing protein, whose translation MSGSKDNLSSKKNSPGLELGRRIRLLREMAGLSQQQLAEKIGISRSAVAFWETGRSGHVGKHLGQFAAVLGVEPEVLLTGMAYKDIQATLTPDEDVFLSLYRKLPPLIKVQAQKWIERRVRQIEEDASKPVLNNTLMAEPPREGLE comes from the coding sequence ATGAGTGGATCTAAGGATAATTTGTCATCAAAAAAAAATTCCCCTGGTTTAGAATTAGGCCGGCGTATAAGGCTATTGCGAGAAATGGCAGGTCTTAGTCAGCAACAACTTGCAGAAAAAATAGGTATTTCACGCTCAGCCGTGGCTTTTTGGGAAACAGGGCGTTCCGGCCATGTTGGGAAGCATCTGGGACAGTTTGCCGCAGTTCTTGGTGTGGAGCCAGAGGTTTTGCTGACAGGAATGGCTTATAAAGATATCCAAGCAACTTTGACGCCTGATGAAGACGTCTTTCTTAGCCTTTATAGAAAACTCCCTCCTCTTATCAAAGTACAAGCACAAAAATGGATTGAAAGAAGGGTTCGGCAGATTGAAGAAGATGCAAGTAAACCCGTTTTAAATAATACTTTGATGGCAGAACCACCAAGGGAAGGACTGGAATAA
- a CDS encoding helicase-related protein, with protein sequence MTEDSMSDIPLSPAERALEQALSAFGTSIDVTPRERPALLRQIARRLESNDASITPDAFVDALCTVRRKTWASQLMNVARRAGEVWVSKADTQDAAQKIHDPQASEHDLRRALEEVLIERWQELGDSPRKVLEEVRADLADAGLTLSSGQLEKLSQSIASAFGNIDLGFEDELLLAEERRAREQADIQARAERKRARELDRLKEWESTLIGFDDVPDILRCSRREAFRWIAENRIPIAKRETKADGLEVFFFDPVELKKLRSSLPEWRGKTPARPEVLERGSKIGNAAIARVAALDRFAAHFRTARALKRRITLVTGPTNSGKSHTALDALANAESGFALAPLRLLAHEFREALLNRGVPASLSTGEERIEMPGARHLAATVEMCPFNNPVDVAIIDEAQMLADPDRGAAWTAAIMGVPARHVFILGAPDCIPLVKRIAELCDDPVDEIHLERKSPLKAGHALHLNELETGDAVIAFSRREVLDLRAELMARGRRVAVVYGALSPEVRRAEAARFNNGSADILIATDAIGMGLNLSIKRVVFSALRKFDGRQTRDLLSQEVKQIGGRAGRFGKHEEGLVCVLAGAGSPSFIRNMLIAPPEISTELRPLVQPDSDIVRAVAEEIDSDSLYGVLTRIKRAVLRPDDPNYRLADMDQSLEIAAALEGVENLNLTTRWTYAMCPIDERDNGIQRLVTWAADHSAGRPVPPPGTGRLPHPEKASREELERAEKRHKRLVAWRWLALRFPESYPAQQTAEINTTILNDWIEQVLRTQSRMRGSQKHANTGGRHTKEKNNFSKKSSSKPRKNKRK encoded by the coding sequence ATGACTGAAGACTCCATGAGTGACATCCCTCTTTCTCCAGCTGAACGTGCTTTAGAGCAGGCCTTATCTGCCTTCGGTACGTCTATAGACGTTACCCCTCGAGAGCGCCCTGCTCTTCTACGGCAAATAGCTCGACGGTTGGAAAGCAACGATGCTTCCATCACGCCGGATGCATTTGTAGACGCCCTATGCACTGTACGGCGGAAAACATGGGCCTCCCAACTCATGAATGTAGCCCGCCGTGCGGGGGAAGTGTGGGTTAGCAAAGCAGACACACAAGATGCAGCCCAAAAAATTCATGACCCCCAAGCCAGCGAACACGATCTGCGCCGTGCACTTGAAGAAGTTCTTATTGAACGGTGGCAAGAATTAGGGGACTCCCCACGTAAGGTCCTTGAAGAAGTCCGCGCTGATTTAGCTGATGCTGGTTTAACCCTTTCAAGCGGTCAGCTTGAAAAGCTATCCCAAAGCATTGCCTCTGCTTTTGGCAATATCGACCTAGGCTTTGAAGATGAATTACTTCTGGCTGAAGAACGCCGTGCTCGTGAACAAGCAGATATTCAAGCCAGAGCAGAACGTAAAAGAGCACGCGAACTTGACCGCCTGAAAGAATGGGAATCGACACTTATCGGATTCGATGATGTTCCCGATATTTTAAGATGTTCCCGCCGGGAAGCCTTTCGCTGGATCGCAGAAAACCGCATTCCCATTGCCAAGCGTGAAACAAAAGCTGATGGCCTGGAAGTTTTCTTCTTTGACCCTGTTGAACTCAAAAAGTTACGCTCATCTCTCCCTGAATGGCGCGGCAAAACACCTGCACGACCAGAAGTTCTTGAACGTGGCTCCAAGATTGGGAATGCAGCAATCGCCCGTGTAGCAGCGCTTGATCGTTTTGCGGCTCATTTTCGTACGGCTCGCGCACTCAAGCGTCGTATTACATTAGTCACAGGGCCAACCAACTCAGGAAAATCCCATACAGCTCTTGATGCCTTAGCAAACGCCGAAAGTGGTTTCGCCCTCGCACCTTTGCGTCTTCTTGCACACGAATTTAGAGAGGCCCTTCTCAACCGAGGCGTGCCTGCCTCTTTATCCACGGGTGAAGAGCGCATCGAAATGCCAGGGGCAAGGCATCTGGCAGCTACGGTTGAAATGTGCCCTTTTAATAACCCAGTTGACGTTGCTATTATTGATGAAGCCCAAATGCTCGCCGATCCAGATCGCGGGGCAGCATGGACAGCCGCCATCATGGGTGTTCCAGCGCGGCATGTGTTTATTCTGGGCGCGCCTGATTGTATCCCGCTCGTGAAACGCATTGCAGAACTATGCGATGATCCGGTTGACGAAATCCACCTAGAACGAAAAAGCCCTCTAAAAGCAGGCCACGCCCTACACTTAAATGAGCTTGAAACGGGCGATGCCGTTATTGCTTTTTCACGCCGTGAAGTGTTGGATTTACGTGCAGAGTTGATGGCACGTGGACGCAGAGTGGCTGTGGTGTATGGTGCGCTAAGCCCAGAAGTACGCCGTGCTGAAGCGGCACGTTTTAATAATGGCTCAGCAGATATTCTTATCGCCACGGATGCCATTGGCATGGGGCTTAACCTGTCGATCAAACGTGTTGTCTTTAGTGCTTTACGTAAATTTGATGGACGCCAAACACGGGATCTTCTTTCACAAGAAGTCAAACAAATTGGAGGAAGAGCCGGACGTTTTGGTAAGCACGAGGAAGGCTTGGTCTGTGTCCTTGCAGGCGCTGGCAGCCCCTCTTTTATTCGCAATATGCTCATTGCCCCGCCTGAAATCAGCACAGAACTCCGCCCTCTTGTTCAACCTGATTCAGACATCGTAAGAGCCGTTGCAGAAGAAATTGATAGTGATAGCCTGTATGGGGTTCTTACACGCATCAAACGTGCTGTTTTACGGCCGGACGACCCAAACTATCGCTTAGCCGATATGGATCAGTCGTTAGAGATTGCCGCTGCATTGGAAGGTGTTGAAAACCTCAACCTCACCACACGGTGGACCTATGCCATGTGCCCGATTGATGAGCGAGACAATGGTATTCAACGTTTGGTAACATGGGCAGCGGATCACTCTGCGGGCAGGCCTGTTCCGCCACCTGGAACAGGACGTCTCCCTCACCCAGAAAAAGCCAGTCGGGAAGAACTTGAACGTGCTGAAAAACGCCACAAAAGGCTCGTTGCATGGCGTTGGCTTGCGCTGCGCTTCCCAGAATCTTATCCGGCACAACAAACGGCTGAAATAAACACCACTATTCTTAACGATTGGATTGAACAAGTTCTACGAACACAAAGCCGTATGAGGGGAAGCCAAAAACACGCAAATACTGGAGGTCGTCATACAAAGGAGAAAAATAATTTCTCTAAAAAATCATCCAGCAAACCTAGAAAAAACAAGCGTAAATAA